One Pseudomonas muyukensis DNA segment encodes these proteins:
- a CDS encoding chemotaxis protein CheV — protein sequence MAGVMDSVNQRTQLVGQNRLELLLFRLNGDQLYGINVFKVREVLQCPDLTLLPKSHPVVRGVANIRGATIPILDLSMATGLPGLQEETRKSFVIITEYNTKTQGFLVHSVERIVNMNWEEIHPPPKGTGRDHYLTAVTRVDNRMVEIIDVEKVLAEVAPSSESVSEGVIDAEVQDKAVLLRVLTVDDSSVARKQVSRCLQTVGVEVVALNDGRQALDYLRKLVDEGKRPEEEFLMMISDIEMPEMDGYTLTAEIRSDPRMQKLHICLHTSLSGVFNQAMVKKVGADDFLAKFKPDDLAQRVVDRIKAAH from the coding sequence ATGGCTGGAGTGATGGATTCGGTCAACCAGCGCACGCAGCTGGTGGGGCAGAATCGCCTGGAGCTGCTGTTGTTTCGCCTCAATGGCGACCAGCTCTATGGCATCAATGTGTTCAAGGTCCGCGAGGTGCTGCAGTGCCCGGATTTGACACTGCTGCCCAAGTCCCATCCGGTGGTGCGCGGTGTGGCCAACATTCGCGGGGCGACCATCCCGATCCTCGACCTGTCGATGGCCACCGGCTTGCCGGGCCTGCAGGAAGAGACGCGCAAGAGTTTCGTCATCATCACCGAGTACAACACCAAGACCCAGGGGTTCCTGGTGCACTCGGTGGAGCGCATCGTCAACATGAACTGGGAAGAGATCCATCCGCCACCCAAGGGTACCGGGCGCGATCACTACCTGACCGCGGTCACCCGGGTCGACAACCGCATGGTCGAGATCATCGACGTGGAGAAGGTGCTGGCCGAAGTGGCGCCGTCGTCCGAGTCGGTGTCCGAAGGGGTGATCGATGCCGAGGTGCAGGACAAGGCGGTGCTGTTGCGGGTGCTGACGGTCGATGACTCGTCGGTGGCGCGCAAGCAGGTCAGCCGCTGCCTGCAGACGGTCGGGGTCGAGGTTGTGGCGCTCAACGACGGTCGCCAGGCCCTGGACTACCTGCGCAAGCTGGTGGACGAAGGCAAGCGTCCGGAGGAGGAGTTCCTCATGATGATTTCCGATATTGAAATGCCAGAAATGGACGGCTATACCCTCACGGCGGAGATTCGCAGCGACCCGCGCATGCAAAAACTGCACATCTGCCTGCATACTTCGCTGTCTGGGGTATTCAACCAGGCCATGGTCAAGAAGGTCGGCGCCGACGATTTTCTGGCCAAGTTCAAGCCGGATGACCTCGCCCAGCGCGTGGTCGATCGGATCAAGGCGGCACATTGA